The nucleotide sequence TGGGCTCCTGATCCGTTTGTTATACTAGACGACGGTTTGGCGGGGCGTGGCGCAGCCTGGTAGCGCACCTGCTTTGGGAGCAGGGGGTCGGAGGTTCAAATCCTCTCGCCCCGACACAGGGGGCGCCACCCGTGCGGGTGTAGCTCAATGGCAGAGCTCCAGCCTTCCAAGCTGGCGATGGGGGTTCGATTCCCCTCACCCGCTCTTTGCGCCCGTAGCTCAGGGGACAGAGCAGCGGACTTCTAATCCGCCGGTCGCAGGTTCGAATCCTGCCGGGCGCGCTTCGAGAAGCCTTGATTTGCAGGTGAAACGCAAACAACAGAGAAGCCCCCGGTTCGACGTCGGGGGCTATTTACCGCAACCGTACCGCAACCCGTTATCCCAAAGCGTCGTCCATCGCGTCCGCCAGACCGTCGCCCATGCCGGGGAGCACGTGGGAGTAGGTGTCGAGCGTGATGCCGATGTTGGCATGCCCGAGGAGTTCCTGGACGTACTTGGGGTGCTGGCCCACCTTAAGAAGTATGGTGGCGCAGGTGTGCCGGAGGTCGTGCACGCGCACGGTGCGGGGAAGTCCGGCGCGCTCCAGGATCTGCTTGAAGGAGCGGGCAGTGAGGTTCTTGGCGTTCATGGTCTTGCCGACCTGGTTGGGGAAGACGAGCCCGTGATCCTCCCACAGCCCCGCCGCCCGCAGACGCTCCTCCAGCTGCGCTTTGCGATGGCGCCTGAGCGCCTTCATAGCCCCGGTGGTGAGCTTGATGCGGCGCCCCTTGCCGTTCTTGGGGGCTTCGAAACGGTGCCCCGTTCGCGTCTCCGAGAGCGTGCGGCGCACGGCGAGCGTGCCGGCGTCGAGGTCCACGTCCTCCCACTTGAGCCCCAGCAACTCGCCCTCCCGCAAACCACAGTGCACGGCGAGCACGTACAGGGTCTCGAAGCGGTCGCCGCG is from Rubrobacter calidifluminis and encodes:
- a CDS encoding site-specific integrase → MGKRGNGEGSISRRKNGTWRAEYTVYTAEGRKRKTLYGKTRREVAEKLAKAIADRNGGIVYDAGKLTVGEYLDRWLSDSVRDTVRQRTYERYESIVRVHIKPTLGRIKLKTLAPAHVRGLYREKLGAGLSPRTVQYIHVTLHKALKQAVRDELIPRNASEAIKAPRPTKKEIRPLSPDQARAFLDAARGDRFETLYVLAVHCGLREGELLGLKWEDVDLDAGTLAVRRTLSETRTGHRFEAPKNGKGRRIKLTTGAMKALRRHRKAQLEERLRAAGLWEDHGLVFPNQVGKTMNAKNLTARSFKQILERAGLPRTVRVHDLRHTCATILLKVGQHPKYVQELLGHANIGITLDTYSHVLPGMGDGLADAMDDALG